The stretch of DNA GTATTATCTGTCGTTACCAGCATGAGGCTGTGGTCAAACTGCCAGAAGAGATCGATTACATGGACGTTTCTCCGAAGCAGCTGGTCAGTGTTGCCACCGCATTGATTCCTTTCCTGGAAAATGATGATGCCAACCGTGCACTGATGGGTGCAAACATGCAACGCCAGGCAGTGCCCTTGCTGAGGACGGAAGCTCCGCTGGTTGGAACGGGTATGGAAGATAAAGTTGCTTTCGACAGTTGGGTGATGGCCATCGCCGGGGGCAGCGGTGAAGTTGTGAATTTGACGGCCGACGAAATCGTGATCAAACGGGATGAGGATCCCCATGGTTCCAACCGGATCATCAACGGGCGTACCGGTGAAAAACTGCCTACAGAACGTACCGTGAATGGTCTGTTGCACGGACATGACATCTACACATTGTACAAATTCAGAAGGTCAAACCAGGGGACCTGCATGAACCAACGGCCTATCGTGACCAAAGGTCAGAGGGTTGTCGCCGGTGAGGTCATCGCCGATGGCCCCTGCACGGATATGGGAGAACTGGCACTGGGGCGCAATGTTCTGGTAGCTTTTCTGCCCTGGGAAGGATACAATTTTGAGGATGCTATACTACTCAACGAGCGGTTGGTAAAAGATGATGTTTTTACTTCCATACACATCGAAGAACACGAGATAGAAGCGCGTGATACAAAACTTGGGCCCGAGGAAATTACCCGCGATATTCCCAATGTGGGGGATGAGGCACTCAGCAATCTGGATGACCGGGGGGTTATCTATATCGGTGCCGAAGTTAGAGCCGGGGATATTCTTGTGGGAAAAGTAACACCCAAGGGTGAGACCGAACTCACCGCGGAAGAGAGGTTGCTGAGGGCCATTTTTGGTGAAAAATCCCGTGAAGTGAGGGACACATCGCTGAAGGTTCCCCATGGCGAATCCGGGATCGTGGTCGATGTAAAAGTCTTTGACCGTGAAGACCATGACGAACTATCTCCCGGGGTCAACCGCCTTGTCCGTGTGTATGTGGCGCAGAAACGCAAGATTTCGGTGGGGGACAAGATGGCCGGGCGTCACGGGAACAAGGGGGTTATCGCCCGCATTTTGCCGGAGGAAGATATGCCTTTTCTTCCCGATGGTACGCCGGTAGATATCGTTCTCAATCCCCTGGGCGTTCCCTCAAGGATGAATATTGGACAGGTACTTGAGGCACACCTGGGGATGGCGGCCAAGGCCCTCGGTTTGCATATATCTTCACCCGTATTCGACGGTGCCAACGAAGAAGATGCCTTTGCCGCCCTGGAGGAGGCCAGGTTGCCCCGGGATGGAAAGACGGTCCTTTATGATGGAAGGACCGGTGAAAAGTTCAATGAACGGGTTACAGTAGGTTATATCTACATGTTGAAGCTTGCCCATCTCGTGGATGACAAGATCCATGCCCGTTCGACCGGGCCCTATTCACTGGTTACTCAACAACCGCTGGGAGGCAAAGCCCAATTTGGAGGGCAGAGGTTCGGCGAGATGGAAGTCTGGGCGCTGGAAGCCTATGGTGCGGCGTATACACTGCAGGAAATTTTGACCATCAAATCGGACGACATCGTTGGCAGGGTGAAGACTTACGAGGCGATTGTCAAAGGTGACAATATACCCGAACCCGGTGTTCCGGAATCATTCAAGGTCCTGGTCAAAGAATTGCAAAGTTTGTGTCTGGATGTCAAGGTTCTCAGTGAGGAGGAGGAAGTGGAGATCAAGGAAGACAGTGAGGACGAGGTAGTGGATCTGGAGATAAACATCGAAGGAAAGGAATCCGACGATGAGGATGAGATTCCGGATGGGGAAAAAGATGATGAAACAATCGGCGCCGGAGAGGCAGAAAAATTGGAAGAAGTAGAGCCAGAGATGGAGGCCGTGAAAGCGGGGGAAGATGTGGAAATAGCTGATGAATCCCCATCTACATTGGTTGATGTCGTCAAAAAAAAGAATGAAAAATGACCGCGAATTTCCTGGCATTCAACAGAGGAGGCAGGGAGGTAGCCTTGCATTCCCGGTGGCGGTTGAGACTTTAACAAATTTATTTCAAAGGAGTGTTATAATTGATAGATATCAACAATTTTGACACCTTGAAGATCGGGCTGGCCTCTTCGGAACAGATCAGGGCCTGGTCCCGGGGAGAAGTTAAAAAACCTGAAACTATCAACTATAGAACCCTCAAGCCGGAAAAAGAAGGTCTCTTTTGTGAAAAGATTTTTGGGCCTGTCAAGGACTGGGAGTGCCATTGCGGCAGATACAAAAGAAATAGATACCGGGGAGTGGTATGTGACCGTTGCGGTGTGGAGGTAACGCGAGCCAAGGTGCGGCGCGAAAGAATGGGGCATATTGAATTGGCGGCCCCGGTATCCCACATCTGGTATTTCAAGGGTATACCCAGCAGGTTGGGCTTGCTGCTGGATATATCCCCTCGATTCCTGGAGCGGGTA from Bacillota bacterium encodes:
- the rpoB gene encoding DNA-directed RNA polymerase subunit beta, giving the protein MHKEVKAGKRMRRSYAGIEEVLELPNLVEVQQISYSWFLEKGLRETFNDISPIKDFIGNLVLEIVDYKLGEPKYTVEQCKEKDATYSVPLRVQVRLINKETGEVKEQEVFMGDIPKMTENGTFVINGAERVIVSQLVRSPGVYFKRVLDPSGKDVFQATIIPNRGTWLEFETDVKDDIIYVRIDRTRKIPVTVLLKAIGFGSSQEILDLLNHDPRILNTLEKDHTDSHESGLLEIYKRLRPGEPLNVDTARNLLDSLFFDSKRYDFADVGRYKVDKKLSLKRRVLNRILAEDLVHPSTGKIIARKDGKIDEKLYKKIESLGIDRALVMEKDQVHLVRNNRSKDGDNKGVKHLLKEDIVATVNYLLNLMDGIGVEDDIDHLGNRRLRGVGELLQNQFRIGLSRMERVIKERMTIQDVEAITPQALINIRPIIASIKEFFGSSQLSQFMDQTNPLAELTHKRRLSALGPGGLSRERAGFEVRDVHHSHYGRMCPIETPEGPNIGLIGSLSTYARINEHGFIETPNRKVDKKKKRVTNEIEYLTADDEDNYVVAQANAELDRDGYFLSDRIICRYQHEAVVKLPEEIDYMDVSPKQLVSVATALIPFLENDDANRALMGANMQRQAVPLLRTEAPLVGTGMEDKVAFDSWVMAIAGGSGEVVNLTADEIVIKRDEDPHGSNRIINGRTGEKLPTERTVNGLLHGHDIYTLYKFRRSNQGTCMNQRPIVTKGQRVVAGEVIADGPCTDMGELALGRNVLVAFLPWEGYNFEDAILLNERLVKDDVFTSIHIEEHEIEARDTKLGPEEITRDIPNVGDEALSNLDDRGVIYIGAEVRAGDILVGKVTPKGETELTAEERLLRAIFGEKSREVRDTSLKVPHGESGIVVDVKVFDREDHDELSPGVNRLVRVYVAQKRKISVGDKMAGRHGNKGVIARILPEEDMPFLPDGTPVDIVLNPLGVPSRMNIGQVLEAHLGMAAKALGLHISSPVFDGANEEDAFAALEEARLPRDGKTVLYDGRTGEKFNERVTVGYIYMLKLAHLVDDKIHARSTGPYSLVTQQPLGGKAQFGGQRFGEMEVWALEAYGAAYTLQEILTIKSDDIVGRVKTYEAIVKGDNIPEPGVPESFKVLVKELQSLCLDVKVLSEEEEVEIKEDSEDEVVDLEINIEGKESDDEDEIPDGEKDDETIGAGEAEKLEEVEPEMEAVKAGEDVEIADESPSTLVDVVKKKNEK